A genomic stretch from Calonectris borealis chromosome 6, bCalBor7.hap1.2, whole genome shotgun sequence includes:
- the AOX1 gene encoding aldehyde oxidase isoform X2, giving the protein MSLPGAAGAEELIFYVNGRKIIEKNADPEQMLLSYLRKRLRLTGTKYGCGGGGCGACTVMISTYEPASKKIRHYSANACLLPICSLYGAAVTTVEGVGSTKTRVHPVQERLAKCHGSQCGFCTPGMVMSIYTLLRNHPEPTSEQMIAALAGNLCRCTGYRPILDACKTFCKESVCCQRKANGKCCLDQEDDLFDKEEKVSTRLFSIDEFQPLDPTQELIFPPELMRMAENQSKRTLVFHGERMTWISPVSLDELLDLKAAHPKAPLVVGNTSVGPEMKFRGVFHPIVIAPARIQDLNVVKCTDDGLTLGAACSLSLVKDILTNAISEFPEEKTKVFCAVLQQLRTLGGEQIRNVASLGGNIISRKSTSDLNPILAASNCMLNLASRGRKRQIPLSDIFADGVGNNTIAPEEILVSVHIPHSRKGEYVFAFRQAPRRENALPITNAGMRVLFEEGTDVIKDLSIFYGGAVSTTIYAKQTCWTLIGRHWNEQMLDEACRLVLKEIAFPGSASGEKADYKKTLIVSFFYRFFLEVLQSLKTMDPCHYPGLPMEYRSVLQDFKTKMPQSIQIYQDIEPSQSPQDPVGRPIMHQSGIKHATGEAVYIDDLPSVDGELFLAVVTSSRAHAKIISIDTSEALKGAGVFDIITAHDVPASNEFYYSSDPEIIFARNKVICVGQIVCAVVADSDVHAKQAAAKVKIEYEVLEPVILTIEEAIKHNSFFEPKRKLEQGNVDQAFETVDNIIEGEIHIGGQEHFYMETQSVLAVPKGEDKEMDVYVSTQHPAIIQEMVAASLGVPANRIMCHVKRVGGAFGGKLLKAGLLASVAAVAANKTSRAVRLILSRGDDMLITGGRHPFVGKYKVGFMNDGRIRAVDTKYYINGGCTPDESVLVAEVSLLKMDNAYKIPNLRCWAYVCKTNLPSNTAFRGFGFPQSALVTETWITGIADKTGLSPEKVREINMYKENKETHYKQELDPQNLIRCWNECMEKSAYYSRKTAVNEFNKQNYWKKKGIAIIPMKFPFGLGTRYLSQAAALVHIYTDGSVLLTHGGIEMGQGIHTKMIQVASRELNIPMSCIHFCETSTTTVPNACASVGSAGTDVNGMAVKDACQTLLKRLQPIINKNPKGTWNDWIKEAFEQSVSLSATGYFRGYNENMDWEKGEGQPFTYFLYGAACSEVEINCLTGDHKNLRTDIVMDIGCSINPAVDIGQIEGAFVQGIGLYTMEELKYSPEGALYTRGPDQYKIPAVCDIPEQFSVSLLSASQNPYAIYASKGIGEAGLFLGCSVFFALRDAVTSVRNERGLKKTFALNSPLTAEQIRAGCADDFTEMMTNDESASSTPRAISV; this is encoded by the exons TCCGTCTTACAGGAACTAAGTATGGCTGTGGAGGAGGTGGCTGTGGTGCCTGCACAGTGATGATATCAACTTATGAGCCAGCTTCGAAGAAGATACG ACATTATTCAGCAAATGCATGTTTGCTTCCCATTTGCTCCTTGTATGGTGCGGCAGTCACCACAGTGGAAGGTGTTGGAAGTACAAAAACCAGGGTTCATCCAGTTCAG GAAAGGCTTGCCAAGTGCCATGGCTCCCAGTGTGGTTTCTGCACCCCTGGAATGGTGATGTCCATATACACTTTGCTAAGAAACCACCCAGAACCAACTTCAGAGCAGATGATTGCAGCTCTGGCTG GGAACTTGTGCCGCTGTACTGGATATAGGCCAATCCTAGATGCCTGTAAAACCTTTTGTAAG GAATCCGTTTGTTgtcaaaggaaagcaaatggaaagTGTTGCTTGGATCAGGAAGATGATTTGTTTGACAAGGAAGAGAAG gtttCCACCAGACTATTTTCAATAGATGAATTCCAGCCCTTAGATCCCACCCAGGAGCTTATATTTCCTCCAGAACTAATG AGAATGGCTGAAAATCAATCAAAAAGAACTCTGGTTTTTCATGGGGAGCGAATGACATGGATTTCTCCTGTAAGCTTAGATGAATTACTGGATCTGAAAGCTGCCCACCCCAAAGCACCTCTTGTGGTTGGAAACACCAGTGTGG GACCTGAGATGAAATTTAGAGGTGTGTTCCATCCAATTGTTATTGCTCCTGCAAGGATCCAGGATCTGAATGTGGTGAAATGCACGGATGACG GATTAActctgggagctgcctgcagcctctctCTAGTGAAAGACATCTTGACAAATGCCATCTCAGAGTTCCCTGAAGAGAAGACAAAGGTTTTCTGTGCTGTCTTGCAGCAATTAAGAACTCTGGGTGGAGAACAGATAAGAAACGTTGCT tcATTAGGTGGAAACATCATAAGTAGAAAATCAACCTCAGACTTGAATCCTATTCTGGCAGCCAGCAACTGTATGCTCAATCTGGCTTCAAGAG gaagaaagcGACAGATTCCTTTGAGTGATATTTTTGCAGATGGAGTTGGTAACAATACCATTGCGCCAGAAGAGATCCTAGTTTCTGTCCATATTCCCCATTCTAGGAAG GGGGAGTATGTCTTTGCATTTCGACAAGCGCCAAGACGGGAAAATGCTCTCCCAATAACCAATGCTGGAATGAGAGTCCTTTTTGAAGAAGGTACAGATGTAATAAAGGATTTAAGCATTTTCTATGGAGGTGCTGTCTCAACCACGATTTATGCAAAACAAACATGTTGGACACTTATCGGAAG ACACTGGAATGAACAGATGTTGGATGAAGCTTGCAGACTAGTTcttaaagaaattgcttttccaGGCTCAGCCAGTGGTGAAAAAGCAGACTATAAGAAAACTTTGATAGTCAGTTTCTTCTACAGATTTTTCCTGGAAGTATTGCAGTCATTAAAGACAATG GATCCTTGCCACTATCCTGGCTTACCTATGGAATATAGAAGTGTCCTACaagatttcaaaaccaaaatgcccCAGAGTATCCAAATATACCAG GACATAGAGCCGAGTCAGTCTCCCCAGGATCCAGTAGGACGGCCCATTATGCACCAGTCTGGAATTAAGCATGCCACTGGTGAAGCAGTTTACATTGATGATCTTCCTTCTGTGGATGGGGAGCTCTTCCTGGCTGTCGTCACTAGTTCCAGAGCTCATGCTAAGATTAT ATCTATAGATACCTCAGAGGCTCTAAAAGGAGCAGGTGTGTTCGATATCATAACAGCTCATGATGTACCAGCTTCAAACGAGTTTTACTACTCCAGTGATCCAGAGATTATATTTGCAAGAAATAAG GTGATTTGTGTGGGTCAGATTGTCTGTGCTGTGGTTGCGGATTCAGATGTTCATGCCAAACAAGCAGCTGCAAAAGTGAAGATAGAGTATGAAGTGCTGGAGCCAGTGATCTTAACAATTGAG GAAGCTATAAAGCACAACTCGTTCTTTGAgccaaaaagaaaattagaacaaGGAAATGTTGATCAGGCATTTGAAACTGTTGATAATATAATTGAAG GGGAGATTCACATTGGGGGACAGGAACACTTTTACATGGAGACTCAGAGTGTGCTTGCCGTTCCAAAAGGAGAGGATAAAGAAATGGATGTGTATGTGTCAACACAGCATCCAGCAATTATTCAG GAGATGGTAGCTGCAAGTTTAGGTGTTCCAGCCAACAGGATCATGTGCCACGTTAAACGAGTTGGTGGAGCTTTTGGTGGGAAACTCCTGAAAGCTGGCTTACTGGCATCAGTTGCTGCAGTGGCAGCAAACAA AACCAGCAGAGCAGTCCGTCTTATTCTGAGCCGAGGGGATGACATGTTAATCACTGGTGGACGACATCCTTTTGTTGGTAAATATAAA GTTGGCTTCATGAATGATGGTAGGATCAGAGCTGTGGATACCAAATATTACATTAATGGAGGATGCACCCCTGATGAATCTGTCCTG GTAGCAGAAGTATCCTTATTAAAAATGGACAATGCATACAAGATTCCCAACTTGAGATGCTGGGCTTATGTCTGCAAAACAAACTTGCCATCAAACACAGCATTCCGAGGGTTTGGCTTTCCCCAGTCAGCACTGGTGACAGAAACTTGGATAACAGGAATTGCAGATAAAACCGGTTTATCACCAGAAAAG gttagggaaataaatatgtataagGAGAACAAGGAGACACACTACAAACAAGAGCTTGATCCACAAAACTTAATTCGGTGTTGGAACGAATGTATGGAGAAATCTGCATACTACAGTCGAAAAACAGCTGTCAATGAATTTAACAAACAAAATTACTGGAAGAAAAAGGGGATTGCCATCATACCAATGAAGTTTCCATTTGGACTAGGCACACGTTATCTTTCTCAG gctgCTGCTCTGGTTCATATTTATACTGATGGGTCTGTGCTTCTGACACATGGTGGAATTGAAATGGGGCAGGGTATTCATACAAAAATGATCCAG GTTGCGAGTCGGGAATTGAACATCCCCATGTCATGTATTCACTTCTGTGAAACAAGCACAACAACTGTTCCTAATGCATGTGCCTCAGTAGGATCTGCAGGGACAGATGTCAATGGCATGGCTGTGAAG GATGCTTGCCAAACTCTTCTGAAACGCCTGCAGCCTATCATCAACAAGAACCCCAAAGGGACCTGGAATGATTGG ATTAAAGAAGCTTTTGAACAGAGTGTAAGTCTTTCAGCTACTGGCTACTTTAG AGGTTACAATGAAAACATGGAttgggagaaaggggaaggacAGCCATTCACGTATTTTCTTTATGGAGCTGCTTGTTCAGAGGTTGAAATTAACTGTCTAACAGGAGATCACAAG AACCTCAGAACAGACATTGTTATGGACATTGGATGCAGCATAAATCCAGCTGTGGATATAGGACAG attGAAGGTGCCTTTGTTCAAGGCATTGGACTATACACAATGGAGGAATTAAAGTACTCTCCAGAAGGAGCCCTCTATACTCGGGGTCCAGATCAGTATAAGATCCCTGCTGTTTGTGATATTCCAGAACAGTTTAGTGTTTCCCTGCTGTCAGCTTCCCAAAATCCTTATGCCATCTATGCATCCAAG
- the AOX1 gene encoding aldehyde oxidase isoform X1, with protein sequence MSLPGAAGAEELIFYVNGRKIIEKNADPEQMLLSYLRKRLRLTGTKYGCGGGGCGACTVMISTYEPASKKIRHYSANACLLPICSLYGAAVTTVEGVGSTKTRVHPVQERLAKCHGSQCGFCTPGMVMSIYTLLRNHPEPTSEQMIAALAGNLCRCTGYRPILDACKTFCKESVCCQRKANGKCCLDQEDDLFDKEEKVSTRLFSIDEFQPLDPTQELIFPPELMRMAENQSKRTLVFHGERMTWISPVSLDELLDLKAAHPKAPLVVGNTSVGPEMKFRGVFHPIVIAPARIQDLNVVKCTDDGLTLGAACSLSLVKDILTNAISEFPEEKTKVFCAVLQQLRTLGGEQIRNVASLGGNIISRKSTSDLNPILAASNCMLNLASRGRKRQIPLSDIFADGVGNNTIAPEEILVSVHIPHSRKGEYVFAFRQAPRRENALPITNAGMRVLFEEGTDVIKDLSIFYGGAVSTTIYAKQTCWTLIGRHWNEQMLDEACRLVLKEIAFPGSASGEKADYKKTLIVSFFYRFFLEVLQSLKTMDPCHYPGLPMEYRSVLQDFKTKMPQSIQIYQDIEPSQSPQDPVGRPIMHQSGIKHATGEAVYIDDLPSVDGELFLAVVTSSRAHAKIISIDTSEALKGAGVFDIITAHDVPASNEFYYSSDPEIIFARNKVICVGQIVCAVVADSDVHAKQAAAKVKIEYEVLEPVILTIEEAIKHNSFFEPKRKLEQGNVDQAFETVDNIIEGEIHIGGQEHFYMETQSVLAVPKGEDKEMDVYVSTQHPAIIQEMVAASLGVPANRIMCHVKRVGGAFGGKLLKAGLLASVAAVAANKTSRAVRLILSRGDDMLITGGRHPFVGKYKVGFMNDGRIRAVDTKYYINGGCTPDESVLVAEVSLLKMDNAYKIPNLRCWAYVCKTNLPSNTAFRGFGFPQSALVTETWITGIADKTGLSPEKVREINMYKENKETHYKQELDPQNLIRCWNECMEKSAYYSRKTAVNEFNKQNYWKKKGIAIIPMKFPFGLGTRYLSQAAALVHIYTDGSVLLTHGGIEMGQGIHTKMIQVASRELNIPMSCIHFCETSTTTVPNACASVGSAGTDVNGMAVKDACQTLLKRLQPIINKNPKGTWNDWIKEAFEQSVSLSATGYFRGYNENMDWEKGEGQPFTYFLYGAACSEVEINCLTGDHKNLRTDIVMDIGCSINPAVDIGQIEGAFVQGIGLYTMEELKYSPEGALYTRGPDQYKIPAVCDIPEQFSVSLLSASQNPYAIYASKGIGEAGLFLGCSVFFALRDAVTSVRNERGLKKTFALNSPLTAEQIRAGCADDFTEMVIGKWGKGLFKYLCVEVHTAFGTLEWWGS encoded by the exons TCCGTCTTACAGGAACTAAGTATGGCTGTGGAGGAGGTGGCTGTGGTGCCTGCACAGTGATGATATCAACTTATGAGCCAGCTTCGAAGAAGATACG ACATTATTCAGCAAATGCATGTTTGCTTCCCATTTGCTCCTTGTATGGTGCGGCAGTCACCACAGTGGAAGGTGTTGGAAGTACAAAAACCAGGGTTCATCCAGTTCAG GAAAGGCTTGCCAAGTGCCATGGCTCCCAGTGTGGTTTCTGCACCCCTGGAATGGTGATGTCCATATACACTTTGCTAAGAAACCACCCAGAACCAACTTCAGAGCAGATGATTGCAGCTCTGGCTG GGAACTTGTGCCGCTGTACTGGATATAGGCCAATCCTAGATGCCTGTAAAACCTTTTGTAAG GAATCCGTTTGTTgtcaaaggaaagcaaatggaaagTGTTGCTTGGATCAGGAAGATGATTTGTTTGACAAGGAAGAGAAG gtttCCACCAGACTATTTTCAATAGATGAATTCCAGCCCTTAGATCCCACCCAGGAGCTTATATTTCCTCCAGAACTAATG AGAATGGCTGAAAATCAATCAAAAAGAACTCTGGTTTTTCATGGGGAGCGAATGACATGGATTTCTCCTGTAAGCTTAGATGAATTACTGGATCTGAAAGCTGCCCACCCCAAAGCACCTCTTGTGGTTGGAAACACCAGTGTGG GACCTGAGATGAAATTTAGAGGTGTGTTCCATCCAATTGTTATTGCTCCTGCAAGGATCCAGGATCTGAATGTGGTGAAATGCACGGATGACG GATTAActctgggagctgcctgcagcctctctCTAGTGAAAGACATCTTGACAAATGCCATCTCAGAGTTCCCTGAAGAGAAGACAAAGGTTTTCTGTGCTGTCTTGCAGCAATTAAGAACTCTGGGTGGAGAACAGATAAGAAACGTTGCT tcATTAGGTGGAAACATCATAAGTAGAAAATCAACCTCAGACTTGAATCCTATTCTGGCAGCCAGCAACTGTATGCTCAATCTGGCTTCAAGAG gaagaaagcGACAGATTCCTTTGAGTGATATTTTTGCAGATGGAGTTGGTAACAATACCATTGCGCCAGAAGAGATCCTAGTTTCTGTCCATATTCCCCATTCTAGGAAG GGGGAGTATGTCTTTGCATTTCGACAAGCGCCAAGACGGGAAAATGCTCTCCCAATAACCAATGCTGGAATGAGAGTCCTTTTTGAAGAAGGTACAGATGTAATAAAGGATTTAAGCATTTTCTATGGAGGTGCTGTCTCAACCACGATTTATGCAAAACAAACATGTTGGACACTTATCGGAAG ACACTGGAATGAACAGATGTTGGATGAAGCTTGCAGACTAGTTcttaaagaaattgcttttccaGGCTCAGCCAGTGGTGAAAAAGCAGACTATAAGAAAACTTTGATAGTCAGTTTCTTCTACAGATTTTTCCTGGAAGTATTGCAGTCATTAAAGACAATG GATCCTTGCCACTATCCTGGCTTACCTATGGAATATAGAAGTGTCCTACaagatttcaaaaccaaaatgcccCAGAGTATCCAAATATACCAG GACATAGAGCCGAGTCAGTCTCCCCAGGATCCAGTAGGACGGCCCATTATGCACCAGTCTGGAATTAAGCATGCCACTGGTGAAGCAGTTTACATTGATGATCTTCCTTCTGTGGATGGGGAGCTCTTCCTGGCTGTCGTCACTAGTTCCAGAGCTCATGCTAAGATTAT ATCTATAGATACCTCAGAGGCTCTAAAAGGAGCAGGTGTGTTCGATATCATAACAGCTCATGATGTACCAGCTTCAAACGAGTTTTACTACTCCAGTGATCCAGAGATTATATTTGCAAGAAATAAG GTGATTTGTGTGGGTCAGATTGTCTGTGCTGTGGTTGCGGATTCAGATGTTCATGCCAAACAAGCAGCTGCAAAAGTGAAGATAGAGTATGAAGTGCTGGAGCCAGTGATCTTAACAATTGAG GAAGCTATAAAGCACAACTCGTTCTTTGAgccaaaaagaaaattagaacaaGGAAATGTTGATCAGGCATTTGAAACTGTTGATAATATAATTGAAG GGGAGATTCACATTGGGGGACAGGAACACTTTTACATGGAGACTCAGAGTGTGCTTGCCGTTCCAAAAGGAGAGGATAAAGAAATGGATGTGTATGTGTCAACACAGCATCCAGCAATTATTCAG GAGATGGTAGCTGCAAGTTTAGGTGTTCCAGCCAACAGGATCATGTGCCACGTTAAACGAGTTGGTGGAGCTTTTGGTGGGAAACTCCTGAAAGCTGGCTTACTGGCATCAGTTGCTGCAGTGGCAGCAAACAA AACCAGCAGAGCAGTCCGTCTTATTCTGAGCCGAGGGGATGACATGTTAATCACTGGTGGACGACATCCTTTTGTTGGTAAATATAAA GTTGGCTTCATGAATGATGGTAGGATCAGAGCTGTGGATACCAAATATTACATTAATGGAGGATGCACCCCTGATGAATCTGTCCTG GTAGCAGAAGTATCCTTATTAAAAATGGACAATGCATACAAGATTCCCAACTTGAGATGCTGGGCTTATGTCTGCAAAACAAACTTGCCATCAAACACAGCATTCCGAGGGTTTGGCTTTCCCCAGTCAGCACTGGTGACAGAAACTTGGATAACAGGAATTGCAGATAAAACCGGTTTATCACCAGAAAAG gttagggaaataaatatgtataagGAGAACAAGGAGACACACTACAAACAAGAGCTTGATCCACAAAACTTAATTCGGTGTTGGAACGAATGTATGGAGAAATCTGCATACTACAGTCGAAAAACAGCTGTCAATGAATTTAACAAACAAAATTACTGGAAGAAAAAGGGGATTGCCATCATACCAATGAAGTTTCCATTTGGACTAGGCACACGTTATCTTTCTCAG gctgCTGCTCTGGTTCATATTTATACTGATGGGTCTGTGCTTCTGACACATGGTGGAATTGAAATGGGGCAGGGTATTCATACAAAAATGATCCAG GTTGCGAGTCGGGAATTGAACATCCCCATGTCATGTATTCACTTCTGTGAAACAAGCACAACAACTGTTCCTAATGCATGTGCCTCAGTAGGATCTGCAGGGACAGATGTCAATGGCATGGCTGTGAAG GATGCTTGCCAAACTCTTCTGAAACGCCTGCAGCCTATCATCAACAAGAACCCCAAAGGGACCTGGAATGATTGG ATTAAAGAAGCTTTTGAACAGAGTGTAAGTCTTTCAGCTACTGGCTACTTTAG AGGTTACAATGAAAACATGGAttgggagaaaggggaaggacAGCCATTCACGTATTTTCTTTATGGAGCTGCTTGTTCAGAGGTTGAAATTAACTGTCTAACAGGAGATCACAAG AACCTCAGAACAGACATTGTTATGGACATTGGATGCAGCATAAATCCAGCTGTGGATATAGGACAG attGAAGGTGCCTTTGTTCAAGGCATTGGACTATACACAATGGAGGAATTAAAGTACTCTCCAGAAGGAGCCCTCTATACTCGGGGTCCAGATCAGTATAAGATCCCTGCTGTTTGTGATATTCCAGAACAGTTTAGTGTTTCCCTGCTGTCAGCTTCCCAAAATCCTTATGCCATCTATGCATCCAAG